Proteins from a single region of Ziziphus jujuba cultivar Dongzao chromosome 1, ASM3175591v1:
- the LOC107419829 gene encoding putative inactive cadmium/zinc-transporting ATPase HMA3 isoform X1 has translation MAGHDQDKTNKAVKKLQKSYFDVLGLCCSSEIPLIENLLRPLDGVKEVTVIVATRTVIVVHDSLLISQIQIVKALNQARLEANVKVHGEENMKKKWPSPYAIASGVLLMLSFLKYVFRPLGWLALGAVAVGIIPVCLKALVAVRNLRLDINILVIVAVIGTIAMNDYLEAGTIVFLFTIAEWLETRASHKANAVMSSLMSMAPQKAVIAETGEVVDVDEVKLNTVLAVKAGEAIPIDGIVVDGKCEVDEKTLTGESFPVAKQKDSSVWAGTINLNGYVSVKTTALAEDCAVTKMAKLVEEAQNGKSRTQRFIDKCAKFYTPGVLIISISLAVIPAALRVHNQNMWFHLALVVLVSACPCALILSTPVATFCALTNAATSGLLIKGGDYLEILGKTKIVAFDKTGTITRGEFFVTNFQSLRDDIGLNTLLYWVSSIESKSSHPMAAALVDYGRSRSIEPKPEIVEEFHNFPGEGIHGKLEGNDIYIGNKKIAARASCEIVPTLEGYAKEGKTVGYIYSGGNPVGIFTLSDACRSGVIEAINELKSLGIKTAMLTGDSHAAAMQTHGQLGQALEVVRAELLPEDKVKIIKGFKKEGTTAMVGDGINDAPALAIADIGISMGISGSALATETGHVILLSNDIRKIPKAIRLSRRTIRKVVQNVILSITTKVAILALAIAGHPLVWAAVLADVGTCLLVIFNSMLLLTETHKHGGKCCKSSSAPHVHKHGCNESHHSHLHHKHQHCSSNSKAPKVCEHKKCSSHTKESKCCEPKRCSSHTKESKCQASTDGARSCSDNECLDLADMHDACVDNNALHNAKHCHHHGISNMLNHDLESQDTHDRSCSSPQNVSSCMEGDCVKTGREGDFVGGDGCHDAEQCDHSSSLVQYNKVVNTSGHCHSIHCGKTHKNNKEPGKTVVSSCVHKHQNIEVDSCMKKCGGDHTTIDIDRGSESSDHSEPVAVEGCVHLEKRDLDLCCGMNVCTRSNDIHACKSLEKREMGGCCKSYMEECCKHGNFGAAFGGGLSEIITE, from the exons ATGGCTGGTCATGATCAGGACAAAACCAATAAGGCAGTAAAAAAGTTGCAGAAAAGTTACTTCGATGTGTTGGGGCTTTGCTGTTCTTCAGAGATTCCTCTCATTGAGAACCTTCTTAGACCTCTCGATGGAGTTAAAGAGGTTACAGTCATCGTTGCCACCAGAACCGTCATTGTTGTCCATGACAGCCTTCTTATATCTCAGATTCAAATTG TGAAGGCACTGAATCAAGCAAGATTGGAAGCAAACGTGAAAGTACATGGGGAagagaatatgaaaaaaaaatggccaAGCCCATACGCAATAGCTTCGGGGGTGTTGCTTATGTTGTCGTTTCTGAAATATGTGTTTCGGCCGCTTGGATGGTTGGCTCTTGGAGCGGTTGCTGTTGGCATTATCCCTGTTTGCTTGAAAGCATTAGTGGCCGTTCGGAATCTGAGGCTTGACATCAATATCCTCGTTATTGTTGCAG TGATTGGAACAATTGCTATGAATGATTATCTAGAAGCTGGAACCATAGTTTTTCTCTTCACCATTGCAGAGTGGCTTGAGACAAGGGCAAGCCACAAG GCAAACGCAGTAATGTCATCGCTGATGAGCATGGCACCTCAAAAAGCGGTCATAGCCGAAACAGGAGAAGTTGTGGATGTTGACGAGGTCAAGTTAAACACAGTTCTTGCTGTTAAGGCTGGTGAAGCCATCCCCATTGATGGAATAGTTGTGGATGGAAAATGTGAAGTGGACGAGAAAACATTAACTGGAGAATCTTTCCCAGTTGCCAAACAAAAAGACTCTAGTGTTTGGGCTGGAACAATCAATCTAAATG GCTATGTTAGTGTCAAAACTACTGCCTTGGCTGAAGATTGTGCAGTGACTAAAATGGCAAAGCTTGTGGAAGAGGCTCAAAATGGCAAGTCAAGAACTCAGAGATTCATTGACAAATGCGCAAAGTTTTATACCCCAG GGGTGTTGATTATATCGATTTCACTCGCGGTGATTCCTGCAGCATTACGAGTTCATAATCAAAACATGTGGTTTCACTTAGCTTTGGTCGTTTTGGTGAGTGCATGTCCTTGTGCTCTCATTCTTTCAACTCCTGTGGCAACATTTTGTGCCCTTACAAATGCAGCAACATCTGGTCTACTGATCAAAGGGGGTGACTACCTTGAAATTCTTGGTAAAACGAAGATTGTGGCATTCGACAAAACTGGTACGATAACAAGGGGTGAATTCTTCGTAACAAATTTTCAATCTCTCCGTGATGATATTGGCTTGAACACATTACTTTACTG GGTATCAAGCATTGAGAGTAAGTCGAGTCATCCAATGGCGGCTGCTCTAGTTGACTATGGACGATCACGTTCGATTGAGCCAAAGCCTGAAATCGTGGAGGAGTTTCATAATTTTCCAGGAGAAGGAATTCATGGAAAACTTGAAGGAAATGATATTTACATTGGTAACAAGAAAATTGCTGCAAGAGCTAGTTGTGAAATAG TTCCAACACTGGAAGGCTATGCTAAAGAAGGGAAAACTGTTGGTTACATATACTCTGGAGGAAACCCTGTTGGAATTTTTACACTATCTGATGCTTGTCGATCTGGGGTTATTGAAGCAATCAACGAGCTAAAGTCATTAGGTATTAAAACAGCTATGCTCACCGGAGATAGTCATGCAGCAGCGATGCAAACACATGGACAG CTAGGGCAAGCTCTCGAGGTAGTTCGTGCAGAACTTCTACCTGAGGACAAGGTCAAAATCATCAAAGGGTTTAAAAAAGAAGGAACTACAGCCATGGTTGGAGATGGCATTAATGATGCCCCTGCTTTAGCCATAGCTGATATAGGAATCTCCATGGGCATTTCAGGTTCAGCACTTGCTACAGAAACCGGGCATGTGATTCTCTTGTCAAATGACATTAGAAAGATACCTAAAGCCATCCGGCTTTCCAGAAGAACTATTCGAAAAGTGGTTCAAAATGTCATACTGTCAATTACTACAAAGGTTGCAATCCTGGCTTTGGCCATTGCTGGCCATCCGCTTGTTTGGGCTGCAGTTCTTGCTGATGTAGGAACTTGTTTACTAGTAATCTTTAACAGTATGCTACTTCTAACAGAAACACATAAACATGGAGGTAAATGTTGCAAATCTTCTTCTGCACCTCACGTCCATAAGCACGGCTGCAATGAGAGTCATCATAGCCACTTACACCATAAGCACCAACATTGTAGCTCCAACAGCAAAGCTCCAAAGGTATGTGAACATAAAAAGTGTTCTTCCCACACAAAGGAATCAAAATGCTGTGAACCTAAAAGGTGTTCTTCCCACACCAAGGAATCAAAATGTCAGGCCAGCACCGATGGTGCAAGATCATGCAGTGATAACGAGTGCTTGGACTTGGCTGACATGCATGATGCATGTGTGGATAATAATGCATTACACAATGCAAAACACTGTCACCATCATGGGATTTCTAACATGCTTAATCATGATTTGGAGTCCCAAGATACTCATGATCGCAGTTGTTCAAGCCCTCAAAATGTGAGCTCTTGTATGGAAGGTGATTGTGTAAAAACAGGGAGAGAAGGTGATTTTGTAGGAGGCGATGGATGCCACGATGCAGAGCAGTGTGatcattcttcttctttggtTCAATACAATAAAGTGGTAAATACTAGTGGTCATTGCCACTCAATCCACTGTGGGAAAACccataaaaacaataaagagCCAGGGAAAACAGTTGTATCAAGTTGTGTTCACAAACATCAAAATATCGAGGTTGATTCTTGTATGAAAAAGTGCGGTGGAGATCACACGACCATTGATATAGACCGTGGTAGTGAATCTAGTGATCACAGTGAGCCTGTGGCCGTGGAAGGTTGTGTGCATTTAGAGAAGAGGGATTTAGATTTGTGCTGCGGGATGAACGTTTGTACAAGATCTAATGATATTCATGCTTGCAAGAGTTTGGAGAAAAGAGAAATGGGTGGTTGTTGCAAGAGCTACATGGAGGAATGTTGTAAGCATGGAAATTTTGGGGCTGCCTTTGGCGGAGGTCTGTCAGAAATTATCACTGAATAG
- the LOC107419829 gene encoding cadmium/zinc-transporting ATPase HMA3 isoform X3, translated as MKKKWPSPYAIASGVLLMLSFLKYVFRPLGWLALGAVAVGIIPVCLKALVAVRNLRLDINILVIVAVIGTIAMNDYLEAGTIVFLFTIAEWLETRASHKANAVMSSLMSMAPQKAVIAETGEVVDVDEVKLNTVLAVKAGEAIPIDGIVVDGKCEVDEKTLTGESFPVAKQKDSSVWAGTINLNGYVSVKTTALAEDCAVTKMAKLVEEAQNGKSRTQRFIDKCAKFYTPGVLIISISLAVIPAALRVHNQNMWFHLALVVLVSACPCALILSTPVATFCALTNAATSGLLIKGGDYLEILGKTKIVAFDKTGTITRGEFFVTNFQSLRDDIGLNTLLYWVSSIESKSSHPMAAALVDYGRSRSIEPKPEIVEEFHNFPGEGIHGKLEGNDIYIGNKKIAARASCEIVPTLEGYAKEGKTVGYIYSGGNPVGIFTLSDACRSGVIEAINELKSLGIKTAMLTGDSHAAAMQTHGQLGQALEVVRAELLPEDKVKIIKGFKKEGTTAMVGDGINDAPALAIADIGISMGISGSALATETGHVILLSNDIRKIPKAIRLSRRTIRKVVQNVILSITTKVAILALAIAGHPLVWAAVLADVGTCLLVIFNSMLLLTETHKHGGKCCKSSSAPHVHKHGCNESHHSHLHHKHQHCSSNSKAPKVCEHKKCSSHTKESKCCEPKRCSSHTKESKCQASTDGARSCSDNECLDLADMHDACVDNNALHNAKHCHHHGISNMLNHDLESQDTHDRSCSSPQNVSSCMEGDCVKTGREGDFVGGDGCHDAEQCDHSSSLVQYNKVVNTSGHCHSIHCGKTHKNNKEPGKTVVSSCVHKHQNIEVDSCMKKCGGDHTTIDIDRGSESSDHSEPVAVEGCVHLEKRDLDLCCGMNVCTRSNDIHACKSLEKREMGGCCKSYMEECCKHGNFGAAFGGGLSEIITE; from the exons atgaaaaaaaaatggccaAGCCCATACGCAATAGCTTCGGGGGTGTTGCTTATGTTGTCGTTTCTGAAATATGTGTTTCGGCCGCTTGGATGGTTGGCTCTTGGAGCGGTTGCTGTTGGCATTATCCCTGTTTGCTTGAAAGCATTAGTGGCCGTTCGGAATCTGAGGCTTGACATCAATATCCTCGTTATTGTTGCAG TGATTGGAACAATTGCTATGAATGATTATCTAGAAGCTGGAACCATAGTTTTTCTCTTCACCATTGCAGAGTGGCTTGAGACAAGGGCAAGCCACAAG GCAAACGCAGTAATGTCATCGCTGATGAGCATGGCACCTCAAAAAGCGGTCATAGCCGAAACAGGAGAAGTTGTGGATGTTGACGAGGTCAAGTTAAACACAGTTCTTGCTGTTAAGGCTGGTGAAGCCATCCCCATTGATGGAATAGTTGTGGATGGAAAATGTGAAGTGGACGAGAAAACATTAACTGGAGAATCTTTCCCAGTTGCCAAACAAAAAGACTCTAGTGTTTGGGCTGGAACAATCAATCTAAATG GCTATGTTAGTGTCAAAACTACTGCCTTGGCTGAAGATTGTGCAGTGACTAAAATGGCAAAGCTTGTGGAAGAGGCTCAAAATGGCAAGTCAAGAACTCAGAGATTCATTGACAAATGCGCAAAGTTTTATACCCCAG GGGTGTTGATTATATCGATTTCACTCGCGGTGATTCCTGCAGCATTACGAGTTCATAATCAAAACATGTGGTTTCACTTAGCTTTGGTCGTTTTGGTGAGTGCATGTCCTTGTGCTCTCATTCTTTCAACTCCTGTGGCAACATTTTGTGCCCTTACAAATGCAGCAACATCTGGTCTACTGATCAAAGGGGGTGACTACCTTGAAATTCTTGGTAAAACGAAGATTGTGGCATTCGACAAAACTGGTACGATAACAAGGGGTGAATTCTTCGTAACAAATTTTCAATCTCTCCGTGATGATATTGGCTTGAACACATTACTTTACTG GGTATCAAGCATTGAGAGTAAGTCGAGTCATCCAATGGCGGCTGCTCTAGTTGACTATGGACGATCACGTTCGATTGAGCCAAAGCCTGAAATCGTGGAGGAGTTTCATAATTTTCCAGGAGAAGGAATTCATGGAAAACTTGAAGGAAATGATATTTACATTGGTAACAAGAAAATTGCTGCAAGAGCTAGTTGTGAAATAG TTCCAACACTGGAAGGCTATGCTAAAGAAGGGAAAACTGTTGGTTACATATACTCTGGAGGAAACCCTGTTGGAATTTTTACACTATCTGATGCTTGTCGATCTGGGGTTATTGAAGCAATCAACGAGCTAAAGTCATTAGGTATTAAAACAGCTATGCTCACCGGAGATAGTCATGCAGCAGCGATGCAAACACATGGACAG CTAGGGCAAGCTCTCGAGGTAGTTCGTGCAGAACTTCTACCTGAGGACAAGGTCAAAATCATCAAAGGGTTTAAAAAAGAAGGAACTACAGCCATGGTTGGAGATGGCATTAATGATGCCCCTGCTTTAGCCATAGCTGATATAGGAATCTCCATGGGCATTTCAGGTTCAGCACTTGCTACAGAAACCGGGCATGTGATTCTCTTGTCAAATGACATTAGAAAGATACCTAAAGCCATCCGGCTTTCCAGAAGAACTATTCGAAAAGTGGTTCAAAATGTCATACTGTCAATTACTACAAAGGTTGCAATCCTGGCTTTGGCCATTGCTGGCCATCCGCTTGTTTGGGCTGCAGTTCTTGCTGATGTAGGAACTTGTTTACTAGTAATCTTTAACAGTATGCTACTTCTAACAGAAACACATAAACATGGAGGTAAATGTTGCAAATCTTCTTCTGCACCTCACGTCCATAAGCACGGCTGCAATGAGAGTCATCATAGCCACTTACACCATAAGCACCAACATTGTAGCTCCAACAGCAAAGCTCCAAAGGTATGTGAACATAAAAAGTGTTCTTCCCACACAAAGGAATCAAAATGCTGTGAACCTAAAAGGTGTTCTTCCCACACCAAGGAATCAAAATGTCAGGCCAGCACCGATGGTGCAAGATCATGCAGTGATAACGAGTGCTTGGACTTGGCTGACATGCATGATGCATGTGTGGATAATAATGCATTACACAATGCAAAACACTGTCACCATCATGGGATTTCTAACATGCTTAATCATGATTTGGAGTCCCAAGATACTCATGATCGCAGTTGTTCAAGCCCTCAAAATGTGAGCTCTTGTATGGAAGGTGATTGTGTAAAAACAGGGAGAGAAGGTGATTTTGTAGGAGGCGATGGATGCCACGATGCAGAGCAGTGTGatcattcttcttctttggtTCAATACAATAAAGTGGTAAATACTAGTGGTCATTGCCACTCAATCCACTGTGGGAAAACccataaaaacaataaagagCCAGGGAAAACAGTTGTATCAAGTTGTGTTCACAAACATCAAAATATCGAGGTTGATTCTTGTATGAAAAAGTGCGGTGGAGATCACACGACCATTGATATAGACCGTGGTAGTGAATCTAGTGATCACAGTGAGCCTGTGGCCGTGGAAGGTTGTGTGCATTTAGAGAAGAGGGATTTAGATTTGTGCTGCGGGATGAACGTTTGTACAAGATCTAATGATATTCATGCTTGCAAGAGTTTGGAGAAAAGAGAAATGGGTGGTTGTTGCAAGAGCTACATGGAGGAATGTTGTAAGCATGGAAATTTTGGGGCTGCCTTTGGCGGAGGTCTGTCAGAAATTATCACTGAATAG
- the LOC107419829 gene encoding cadmium/zinc-transporting ATPase HMA3 isoform X2, with the protein MCWGFAVLQRFLSLRTFLDLSMELKRLQSSLPPEPSLLSMTAFLYLRFKLALNQARLEANVKVHGEENMKKKWPSPYAIASGVLLMLSFLKYVFRPLGWLALGAVAVGIIPVCLKALVAVRNLRLDINILVIVAVIGTIAMNDYLEAGTIVFLFTIAEWLETRASHKANAVMSSLMSMAPQKAVIAETGEVVDVDEVKLNTVLAVKAGEAIPIDGIVVDGKCEVDEKTLTGESFPVAKQKDSSVWAGTINLNGYVSVKTTALAEDCAVTKMAKLVEEAQNGKSRTQRFIDKCAKFYTPGVLIISISLAVIPAALRVHNQNMWFHLALVVLVSACPCALILSTPVATFCALTNAATSGLLIKGGDYLEILGKTKIVAFDKTGTITRGEFFVTNFQSLRDDIGLNTLLYWVSSIESKSSHPMAAALVDYGRSRSIEPKPEIVEEFHNFPGEGIHGKLEGNDIYIGNKKIAARASCEIVPTLEGYAKEGKTVGYIYSGGNPVGIFTLSDACRSGVIEAINELKSLGIKTAMLTGDSHAAAMQTHGQLGQALEVVRAELLPEDKVKIIKGFKKEGTTAMVGDGINDAPALAIADIGISMGISGSALATETGHVILLSNDIRKIPKAIRLSRRTIRKVVQNVILSITTKVAILALAIAGHPLVWAAVLADVGTCLLVIFNSMLLLTETHKHGGKCCKSSSAPHVHKHGCNESHHSHLHHKHQHCSSNSKAPKVCEHKKCSSHTKESKCCEPKRCSSHTKESKCQASTDGARSCSDNECLDLADMHDACVDNNALHNAKHCHHHGISNMLNHDLESQDTHDRSCSSPQNVSSCMEGDCVKTGREGDFVGGDGCHDAEQCDHSSSLVQYNKVVNTSGHCHSIHCGKTHKNNKEPGKTVVSSCVHKHQNIEVDSCMKKCGGDHTTIDIDRGSESSDHSEPVAVEGCVHLEKRDLDLCCGMNVCTRSNDIHACKSLEKREMGGCCKSYMEECCKHGNFGAAFGGGLSEIITE; encoded by the exons ATGTGTTGGGGCTTTGCTGTTCTTCAGAGATTCCTCTCATTGAGAACCTTCTTAGACCTCTCGATGGAGTTAAAGAGGTTACAGTCATCGTTGCCACCAGAACCGTCATTGTTGTCCATGACAGCCTTCTTATATCTCAGATTCAAATTG GCACTGAATCAAGCAAGATTGGAAGCAAACGTGAAAGTACATGGGGAagagaatatgaaaaaaaaatggccaAGCCCATACGCAATAGCTTCGGGGGTGTTGCTTATGTTGTCGTTTCTGAAATATGTGTTTCGGCCGCTTGGATGGTTGGCTCTTGGAGCGGTTGCTGTTGGCATTATCCCTGTTTGCTTGAAAGCATTAGTGGCCGTTCGGAATCTGAGGCTTGACATCAATATCCTCGTTATTGTTGCAG TGATTGGAACAATTGCTATGAATGATTATCTAGAAGCTGGAACCATAGTTTTTCTCTTCACCATTGCAGAGTGGCTTGAGACAAGGGCAAGCCACAAG GCAAACGCAGTAATGTCATCGCTGATGAGCATGGCACCTCAAAAAGCGGTCATAGCCGAAACAGGAGAAGTTGTGGATGTTGACGAGGTCAAGTTAAACACAGTTCTTGCTGTTAAGGCTGGTGAAGCCATCCCCATTGATGGAATAGTTGTGGATGGAAAATGTGAAGTGGACGAGAAAACATTAACTGGAGAATCTTTCCCAGTTGCCAAACAAAAAGACTCTAGTGTTTGGGCTGGAACAATCAATCTAAATG GCTATGTTAGTGTCAAAACTACTGCCTTGGCTGAAGATTGTGCAGTGACTAAAATGGCAAAGCTTGTGGAAGAGGCTCAAAATGGCAAGTCAAGAACTCAGAGATTCATTGACAAATGCGCAAAGTTTTATACCCCAG GGGTGTTGATTATATCGATTTCACTCGCGGTGATTCCTGCAGCATTACGAGTTCATAATCAAAACATGTGGTTTCACTTAGCTTTGGTCGTTTTGGTGAGTGCATGTCCTTGTGCTCTCATTCTTTCAACTCCTGTGGCAACATTTTGTGCCCTTACAAATGCAGCAACATCTGGTCTACTGATCAAAGGGGGTGACTACCTTGAAATTCTTGGTAAAACGAAGATTGTGGCATTCGACAAAACTGGTACGATAACAAGGGGTGAATTCTTCGTAACAAATTTTCAATCTCTCCGTGATGATATTGGCTTGAACACATTACTTTACTG GGTATCAAGCATTGAGAGTAAGTCGAGTCATCCAATGGCGGCTGCTCTAGTTGACTATGGACGATCACGTTCGATTGAGCCAAAGCCTGAAATCGTGGAGGAGTTTCATAATTTTCCAGGAGAAGGAATTCATGGAAAACTTGAAGGAAATGATATTTACATTGGTAACAAGAAAATTGCTGCAAGAGCTAGTTGTGAAATAG TTCCAACACTGGAAGGCTATGCTAAAGAAGGGAAAACTGTTGGTTACATATACTCTGGAGGAAACCCTGTTGGAATTTTTACACTATCTGATGCTTGTCGATCTGGGGTTATTGAAGCAATCAACGAGCTAAAGTCATTAGGTATTAAAACAGCTATGCTCACCGGAGATAGTCATGCAGCAGCGATGCAAACACATGGACAG CTAGGGCAAGCTCTCGAGGTAGTTCGTGCAGAACTTCTACCTGAGGACAAGGTCAAAATCATCAAAGGGTTTAAAAAAGAAGGAACTACAGCCATGGTTGGAGATGGCATTAATGATGCCCCTGCTTTAGCCATAGCTGATATAGGAATCTCCATGGGCATTTCAGGTTCAGCACTTGCTACAGAAACCGGGCATGTGATTCTCTTGTCAAATGACATTAGAAAGATACCTAAAGCCATCCGGCTTTCCAGAAGAACTATTCGAAAAGTGGTTCAAAATGTCATACTGTCAATTACTACAAAGGTTGCAATCCTGGCTTTGGCCATTGCTGGCCATCCGCTTGTTTGGGCTGCAGTTCTTGCTGATGTAGGAACTTGTTTACTAGTAATCTTTAACAGTATGCTACTTCTAACAGAAACACATAAACATGGAGGTAAATGTTGCAAATCTTCTTCTGCACCTCACGTCCATAAGCACGGCTGCAATGAGAGTCATCATAGCCACTTACACCATAAGCACCAACATTGTAGCTCCAACAGCAAAGCTCCAAAGGTATGTGAACATAAAAAGTGTTCTTCCCACACAAAGGAATCAAAATGCTGTGAACCTAAAAGGTGTTCTTCCCACACCAAGGAATCAAAATGTCAGGCCAGCACCGATGGTGCAAGATCATGCAGTGATAACGAGTGCTTGGACTTGGCTGACATGCATGATGCATGTGTGGATAATAATGCATTACACAATGCAAAACACTGTCACCATCATGGGATTTCTAACATGCTTAATCATGATTTGGAGTCCCAAGATACTCATGATCGCAGTTGTTCAAGCCCTCAAAATGTGAGCTCTTGTATGGAAGGTGATTGTGTAAAAACAGGGAGAGAAGGTGATTTTGTAGGAGGCGATGGATGCCACGATGCAGAGCAGTGTGatcattcttcttctttggtTCAATACAATAAAGTGGTAAATACTAGTGGTCATTGCCACTCAATCCACTGTGGGAAAACccataaaaacaataaagagCCAGGGAAAACAGTTGTATCAAGTTGTGTTCACAAACATCAAAATATCGAGGTTGATTCTTGTATGAAAAAGTGCGGTGGAGATCACACGACCATTGATATAGACCGTGGTAGTGAATCTAGTGATCACAGTGAGCCTGTGGCCGTGGAAGGTTGTGTGCATTTAGAGAAGAGGGATTTAGATTTGTGCTGCGGGATGAACGTTTGTACAAGATCTAATGATATTCATGCTTGCAAGAGTTTGGAGAAAAGAGAAATGGGTGGTTGTTGCAAGAGCTACATGGAGGAATGTTGTAAGCATGGAAATTTTGGGGCTGCCTTTGGCGGAGGTCTGTCAGAAATTATCACTGAATAG